From a single Pelodiscus sinensis isolate JC-2024 chromosome 4, ASM4963464v1, whole genome shotgun sequence genomic region:
- the LOC142829153 gene encoding uncharacterized protein LOC142829153, with the protein MAEFLANRGHHPCTEDQVHSKVQELCQGYIKAREENSRSGAAPHSCPYYSELSQILGGGEARTPLRLVQSDMGDPMMEAPEQDLQQSRESGGGEMVPEDEDSEEMVTLILEPVTQIPEASQVLSDAGDEAAAGPAVQEGRSTPAPPPSWGHGSRRHRCVYADILRHHVAAMQELNTILQERTEAEARWHDRLMEELVQQCTSLCATLREVCGLPAPVPGPAPPAPHDPAPPNTPSTAPSLSPLVPPSPPAPPMPQTLTPLSPWPSSPPGLPDPSAPTLCCSANRQSPHPIPRPWCTPNTRHQQETASKQAPCNLIPFPSPGFKHPHIRSRFQVPSPPPGFKHPHHPS; encoded by the exons ATGGCAGAGTTCCTGGCCAACAGAGGgcaccacccctgcaccgagGACCAGGTGCACTCTAAAGTACAGGAGCTGTGCCAAGGATAtataaaggccagggaggagaactcccgttctggggcagccccccactcctgcccctattattcaGAGCTGTCCCAGATCCTTGGTGGTggggaagcacgcacaccactgcGTCTCGTCCAGTCTGACATGGGGGACCCTATGATGgaagcgccagagcaggacctacAGCAGTCCAGGGAGTCTGGAGGTGGGGAGATGGTGCCGGAGGACGAGGACAGCGAAGAGATGGTGACCCTCattctggagccagtcacccagatcccagaggcctcccaggtgttaTCTGATGCTggagacgaagcagcag ctggaccagctgtgcaagagggccgcagcaccccagccccacctccatcctggggacatgggagccgcagacacaggtgTGTCTATGCAGACATCCTGAGGCACCATGTGGCGGccatgcaggagctcaacaccatcctgcaagagaggacggaggcagaggctcggtggcatgatcggctgatggaggagcttgtccagcagtgcacgtccctgtgtgccactctcagggaggtctgtggcttgcctgctcctgtgcctggtcctgctcctccagcaccccatgaccccgccccaccaaacaccccttccacagcaccatccctttctccccttgtacctccctcccccccagcccctccaatgCCCCAGACCctcacccctctctccccctggccctcctctccccctggcctcccagaCCCGAGTGCACCTACCCTCTGTTGTTCAGCCAACAGACAGTCGCCCCACCCAATCCCGAGGCCATGGTGTACCCCGAACACAAGGCACCAGCAGGAGACTGCGAGCaagcaagcaccgtgcaacctgatccccttcccctctccaggtttcaagcacccccatatccgttccaggtttcaagtcccctccccccctccaggtttcaagcacccccatcaccccagttaa